One Obesumbacterium proteus DNA window includes the following coding sequences:
- a CDS encoding Cox family DNA-binding protein: protein MQEVTNTTEHVLSAESEIETAGDEAKAEKKRAEVKLSSKPSKLLSKEGFALYVGKTPVAVTSMAKAGKLPAFYMADPLNPGGNAELWINREEWDKYADQLVEAAPEEWHSWKDRISASKPRRMVARVDTKSRTSMNH from the coding sequence ATGCAAGAAGTGACTAACACAACCGAGCATGTTCTCAGCGCAGAAAGCGAAATTGAAACCGCTGGAGATGAGGCTAAAGCAGAGAAAAAACGGGCTGAAGTGAAGCTGTCGAGTAAGCCATCAAAGCTACTGTCAAAGGAAGGATTCGCTTTGTACGTCGGAAAGACCCCTGTAGCCGTCACATCAATGGCAAAGGCTGGAAAGCTCCCCGCTTTTTACATGGCCGATCCACTTAATCCCGGTGGTAATGCTGAATTGTGGATTAATCGCGAAGAGTGGGACAAATACGCCGATCAGCTTGTCGAGGCGGCACCAGAAGAATGGCATAGCTGGAAAGACCGCATTAGCGCATCTAAACCACGCCGCATGGTCGCCCGCGTCGATACAAAATCAAGAACGTCAATGAACCACTAA
- a CDS encoding helix-turn-helix transcriptional regulator — protein MSTTVATKIRIMRKSEMLTQEKMAEITGITLSALRQYEQGRNEPNLESTKKLLKSPIFRKYRDWFLFDEMDPKAGQVVPALAHIGQDETTSQQSEKKIG, from the coding sequence ATGTCAACTACCGTAGCTACAAAGATTCGCATCATGCGCAAGTCTGAGATGCTTACACAGGAAAAAATGGCAGAAATTACAGGGATTACACTTTCGGCTCTCAGGCAGTATGAGCAGGGGAGAAATGAACCCAATTTAGAGTCGACCAAAAAATTACTTAAATCTCCCATATTTAGAAAATATAGGGATTGGTTCTTATTTGATGAGATGGATCCTAAAGCTGGTCAAGTCGTACCGGCCCTCGCACACATTGGGCAAGACGAAACAACCTCGCAGCAATCAGAGAAGAAGATTGGCTAA
- a CDS encoding tyrosine-type recombinase/integrase, protein MSIKKLDDGRYEVDVRPQGSEGKRIRRRFNTKGEAQIFERHILVNYHNKEWLDKPADRRKLTELLNLWWAYHGKNHRRGEKERERLTNIIGNLSEMDVTRADQLTRKAIMNYRVVMLDRGLKPSSVNRQCAIMSGMFTKLINAEEYQNSNPFHEVKPFKEAETDMSFLSADEVALLLSRLDGDDLKAALLCLATGGRWDEIASLKGEHVIGGRVIFMKTKNGKRRAVPINNELEAEVKTKATGRLFYPNYMRARNVLKEIKPDLPRGQALHVLRHTFATHFMMNGGNIITLQRILGHATIQQTMVYAHFAPEYLQDAIRFNPLAGMSINCPPSDTK, encoded by the coding sequence ATGTCTATTAAGAAACTCGATGATGGTCGTTATGAAGTGGACGTTAGGCCGCAGGGTTCTGAGGGAAAGCGAATCCGGCGCAGATTTAACACTAAAGGCGAGGCGCAAATTTTTGAGCGCCACATCCTAGTTAACTATCACAACAAAGAATGGCTGGATAAACCCGCTGACCGCCGAAAGCTCACAGAGTTGCTAAATCTTTGGTGGGCATATCATGGTAAAAACCATCGACGCGGTGAGAAAGAGCGGGAACGACTGACCAATATTATTGGCAATTTATCAGAGATGGACGTTACGCGAGCAGACCAGTTAACCCGCAAAGCCATCATGAATTATCGCGTAGTTATGTTGGATCGCGGGCTCAAACCGTCAAGCGTAAACCGGCAATGTGCAATCATGAGTGGAATGTTTACCAAACTGATTAACGCCGAAGAATACCAGAACTCAAACCCGTTCCATGAAGTGAAGCCCTTTAAAGAAGCTGAAACTGATATGTCGTTTTTATCTGCTGACGAGGTGGCGCTTTTGCTTTCTCGATTGGATGGGGATGATTTAAAAGCTGCGTTATTGTGCCTTGCTACTGGCGGGCGCTGGGACGAAATCGCCAGCCTCAAAGGAGAGCATGTTATTGGTGGGCGAGTCATTTTCATGAAGACTAAAAATGGCAAGCGTCGAGCAGTCCCTATCAATAACGAGTTAGAGGCAGAGGTAAAAACAAAGGCAACAGGCCGACTGTTTTACCCCAACTACATGAGAGCGCGGAACGTCCTCAAGGAAATAAAGCCAGATTTACCCAGAGGGCAGGCTCTACATGTTTTACGGCATACGTTTGCCACGCATTTTATGATGAATGGAGGTAATATCATTACGTTACAGCGCATCCTAGGGCACGCGACTATTCAGCAAACAATGGTATACGCGCATTTCGCACCTGAGTATTTACAGGACGCGATTCGGTTCAACCCACTTGCGGGAATGTCCATAAACTGTCCACCAAGTGACACTAAATAG
- the pyrE gene encoding orotate phosphoribosyltransferase, giving the protein MKAYQRQFIEFALSKQVLKFGEFTLKSGRTSPYFFNAGLFNTGRDLALLGRFYAEALVDSGIDFDLLFGPAYKGIPIATTTAVALAEHHDRDLPYCFNRKEAKSHGEGGTLVGSPLQGKVMLVDDVITAGTAIRESMEIIQAHNAKLAGVLISLDRQERGRADISAIQEVERDYGCKVISIITLKDLISYLEEKPEMAESLASVKAYREQYGV; this is encoded by the coding sequence ATGAAAGCCTATCAGCGCCAGTTTATTGAGTTCGCGCTAAGCAAGCAGGTATTGAAGTTTGGCGAATTTACGCTGAAATCAGGCCGTACCAGCCCATATTTCTTTAACGCTGGCCTGTTTAATACTGGGCGCGATCTGGCATTGTTGGGGCGTTTCTATGCCGAGGCTTTGGTTGATAGCGGCATTGATTTTGATTTGCTGTTTGGCCCAGCCTATAAAGGCATCCCTATTGCGACTACCACGGCGGTGGCGCTGGCAGAGCATCATGATCGCGATTTACCGTATTGCTTTAACCGCAAAGAAGCTAAATCTCACGGTGAAGGCGGGACGTTGGTAGGTAGCCCATTACAGGGCAAAGTCATGCTGGTGGATGATGTGATTACTGCGGGTACCGCAATTCGTGAATCAATGGAAATTATCCAAGCGCACAATGCTAAATTGGCCGGTGTGCTGATTTCGCTCGATCGCCAAGAGCGCGGCCGCGCAGATATTTCAGCGATTCAAGAAGTTGAACGTGATTATGGCTGTAAGGTGATTTCAATTATTACGCTGAAAGATTTGATCAGCTACTTGGAAGAGAAGCCGGAAATGGCAGAATCCTTGGCGTCAGTAAAAGCGTATCGTGAGCAGTACGGCGTTTAA
- the slmA gene encoding nucleoid occlusion factor SlmA, whose protein sequence is MAEKENTKRNRREEILQALAQMLESSDGSQRITTAKLAANVGVSEAALYRHFPSKTRMFDSLIEFIEDSLITRINLILQDEKETFNRLRLILLLILGFAERNPGLTRIMTGHALMFEQDRLQGRINQLFERIEAQIRQVLKERKIREGQGFVHDETLLAGQLLAFCEGMLSRFVRSEFRYRPTQEFDLRWPLLASQLQ, encoded by the coding sequence ATGGCAGAAAAAGAAAATACGAAAAGGAACCGTCGCGAGGAAATCTTGCAGGCGCTGGCGCAAATGCTGGAATCCAGCGACGGTAGCCAACGCATTACTACTGCAAAACTTGCTGCGAACGTGGGTGTTTCAGAAGCTGCACTTTATCGCCATTTTCCTAGTAAAACGCGGATGTTTGATAGTCTTATCGAGTTTATCGAAGACAGTCTGATCACCCGCATTAACCTCATCTTGCAGGATGAAAAAGAAACCTTTAATAGGCTTCGTCTTATTCTGCTGTTGATTCTAGGATTTGCAGAACGCAACCCGGGGCTGACCCGTATTATGACCGGTCATGCCTTGATGTTTGAACAAGATCGCCTTCAAGGGCGCATCAATCAGCTATTTGAGCGTATTGAAGCCCAAATCCGACAGGTGCTCAAAGAGAGAAAGATCCGTGAGGGGCAGGGGTTTGTCCACGATGAAACGCTGCTTGCAGGACAGCTTTTAGCCTTCTGTGAAGGCATGCTGTCTCGCTTTGTGCGTTCAGAGTTCCGCTACCGCCCAACGCAGGAATTCGATTTGCGCTGGCCGTTGTTGGCAAGCCAACTTCAATAG
- the dut gene encoding dUTP diphosphatase, with product MKKKIDVKILDPRIGEQFPLPTYATPGSAGLDLRACLDEAVILAPGETTLLPTGLAIHIEDPSLAAIILPRSGLGHKHGIVLGNLVGLIDSDYQGQLMVSVWNRGQTTFTIEPGERIAQMVLVPVVQADFNLVESFDESERGAGGFGHSGRQ from the coding sequence ATGAAGAAAAAAATAGACGTTAAAATTTTAGATCCGCGCATCGGTGAACAATTCCCATTGCCAACCTATGCCACTCCAGGTTCTGCGGGTCTAGACCTACGCGCTTGTTTGGATGAAGCCGTCATTTTGGCACCGGGTGAAACCACTCTGTTGCCAACCGGACTGGCAATTCATATTGAAGATCCTAGCCTAGCGGCAATCATCCTGCCTCGTTCTGGTTTGGGCCATAAGCACGGGATCGTATTGGGTAATCTGGTCGGCTTGATCGATTCTGACTATCAAGGTCAGTTGATGGTTTCCGTCTGGAACCGTGGCCAAACGACCTTTACCATTGAGCCGGGTGAACGAATTGCTCAGATGGTGCTAGTCCCTGTGGTACAGGCAGACTTCAATCTCGTCGAATCTTTTGACGAGAGCGAACGTGGTGCAGGTGGCTTTGGTCACTCAGGTCGCCAATAA
- the coaBC gene encoding bifunctional phosphopantothenoylcysteine decarboxylase/phosphopantothenate--cysteine ligase CoaBC, giving the protein MTALTGKRIVLGISGGIAAYKCPEIVRRLRERGAEVRVVMTKGAEAFITPLTLQAVSGYPVSDDLLDPAAEASMGHIELGKWADLVVIAPATADLIARIAAGMANDLLSTVCLATAAPIAIAPAMNQQMYRAAATQENLKTLERRGLQLWGPDSGSQACGDVGPGRMLDPMVLVTMIQAHFSQQQDLAQYSILITAGPTREALDPVRFITNHSSGKMGFSIAAAAAKRGAKVTLVSGPVNQKTPEGVVRIDVESALEMQTEVLAQVPAHQIFISCAAVADYRAEQICDEKIKKQGDEITLKLVKNPDIVAGVAALTEHRPYVVGFAAETQNVEEYAKQKLARKNLDMICANDVSQEGQGFNTDTNALHLFWPQGDKQLPLSNKSLLGHYLIDEIVSHYEEKNRR; this is encoded by the coding sequence ATGACTGCACTGACAGGCAAACGCATTGTATTAGGCATCAGCGGGGGCATCGCTGCATATAAATGCCCAGAAATAGTACGTCGACTGCGAGAACGTGGCGCAGAGGTTCGCGTGGTAATGACAAAAGGCGCGGAAGCGTTTATCACCCCGCTAACCTTACAAGCTGTTTCAGGCTATCCAGTATCGGATGACCTGCTGGATCCTGCAGCAGAGGCGTCAATGGGGCATATTGAACTCGGCAAATGGGCTGATCTGGTCGTTATCGCACCAGCAACCGCTGATTTAATTGCACGCATTGCCGCCGGAATGGCAAATGATCTTCTCAGCACCGTATGTTTGGCAACCGCTGCACCTATTGCAATTGCCCCAGCGATGAACCAACAGATGTATCGCGCTGCGGCAACGCAAGAGAATCTGAAAACGCTGGAGCGCCGAGGCTTACAGCTCTGGGGGCCAGACAGCGGCAGCCAAGCCTGTGGCGACGTAGGGCCTGGGCGCATGCTCGATCCAATGGTGTTAGTCACCATGATTCAGGCGCATTTTTCTCAGCAGCAGGATCTCGCACAATACAGCATTCTTATCACCGCGGGCCCAACACGTGAAGCCCTAGACCCTGTACGTTTCATCACTAACCATAGTTCAGGGAAAATGGGCTTTTCTATCGCAGCGGCTGCCGCAAAACGCGGCGCTAAAGTCACACTGGTGAGCGGGCCGGTTAATCAAAAAACACCTGAAGGTGTGGTGCGTATCGACGTGGAAAGCGCATTAGAAATGCAAACAGAGGTGCTTGCTCAGGTTCCAGCACATCAAATTTTCATTTCTTGCGCTGCGGTGGCAGACTATCGCGCCGAACAAATTTGCGACGAAAAAATAAAAAAACAGGGCGATGAAATCACGCTTAAGCTGGTGAAAAACCCTGATATTGTGGCAGGTGTTGCAGCCCTGACTGAGCATCGCCCCTATGTCGTAGGATTTGCCGCCGAAACCCAGAATGTGGAAGAATACGCCAAGCAAAAACTTGCACGTAAAAATCTGGATATGATTTGTGCGAACGATGTTTCCCAAGAAGGGCAAGGGTTTAACACCGATACCAATGCCTTACACCTTTTTTGGCCGCAGGGCGATAAGCAGCTGCCACTCAGCAATAAGTCCTTGTTGGGCCACTATTTAATTGACGAGATTGTCAGCCATTATGAAGAAAAAAATAGACGTTAA
- the radC gene encoding RadC family protein — MEESVATAYWPSMLAPREKLLSLGRESLSDQELLAIFLRTGTKGVNVMALSSHLIREFGSIYSLMQADYDSFCSKPGLGISRYAQLQAVMELSKRFLHRQLTEQSVITRPELTALYLQNVFSGYEREAFFVLFLDNQHRVIRSEEMFSGTINCVDVYPREIVRGALKVNAVALILAHNHPSGIAEPSAADRVLTERVVKACALLDIRVLDHMVIGHGQSVSFAERGWL, encoded by the coding sequence ATGGAAGAAAGCGTCGCGACAGCGTACTGGCCATCAATGTTGGCCCCAAGAGAAAAACTATTGTCCCTAGGACGTGAATCATTATCCGATCAGGAACTGCTAGCGATATTTTTACGTACAGGCACGAAAGGGGTTAATGTGATGGCGCTATCGTCGCATTTGATTCGCGAGTTTGGCTCAATTTACAGTCTGATGCAGGCCGATTACGATAGTTTTTGTTCGAAACCTGGCCTTGGTATCTCTCGATATGCACAGCTGCAGGCAGTGATGGAACTGTCAAAACGATTTTTGCATCGGCAGCTTACTGAGCAAAGTGTCATCACTCGACCCGAGTTAACGGCGCTATATTTGCAAAATGTGTTCTCCGGATACGAGCGAGAAGCCTTTTTTGTCTTATTTTTAGACAACCAGCATCGCGTAATTCGCTCTGAGGAGATGTTTTCGGGTACTATAAACTGTGTGGATGTATATCCACGCGAAATTGTGCGGGGTGCGCTTAAGGTTAACGCCGTTGCGTTAATCCTTGCACATAATCATCCGTCCGGAATAGCAGAGCCCAGTGCAGCAGATCGTGTGCTCACAGAAAGAGTGGTGAAAGCTTGCGCATTATTGGATATCCGTGTGCTAGATCATATGGTGATCGGTCACGGCCAGAGCGTGTCTTTTGCTGAAAGAGGGTGGCTTTAA